The Fodinibius salinus nucleotide sequence GTTATGATTATAGAAGATGGTAAAATTACTGAAGTCGGGTCACAAGCAAATGTCAAAATTCCTTCTAACGCCAAAACACACGATGTATCCGGCAAAGTTATTATGCCCGGGCTAGTAGATTCGCATTCTCATATCGGCGGTGGCTCCGGCGGTGACCGTTCGGCCGCTATGCACCCCGACGTTCGCATCCTTGACAGCATCGACCCGCGCAGTGATACCTTTAAAAAAGCGCTGGCCGGGGGCATTACCACCGTAAATGTTTTGCCCGGCTCCGGACATTTGATGAGCGGCCAAACCGCATATTTAAAGCTGCGCAAAGCAAATCAAATTGAAGAAATGCTGTTTGTAGATAACCCCAAAGAGCAAGTAGCCGGCGGACTCAAGATGGCCAACGGTACCAATCCTATTGGCGATGGTCCTTTTCCCGGAACGAGAGCCAAATCAGCATCAATGGTTCGCGAACTATTTATTAAGGCACAAAATTATAAAGAGAAAATTGAAAAAGCCGATGGTGATCCCGATAAGATGCCATCCCGCGATATTGGCATGGAAACACTGGTTGAAGTGCTAAATGGCGAACGCATTGTGCATAATCACACGCATCGCCACGATGATATCCTCACAGCTATTCGACTTGCTGAGGAATTCGACTACAGGCTGGTTCTGCACCATGTGAGTGAAGCCTGGAAGATTGCCGATGAAATTGCTGAAGCTGATGTACCTGCTTCTATTATCGTTTTGGATTCACCCGGTGGAAAAATGGAAGCGGTGAACATCAAATATAAAAACGGTGCAGTCCTTGAAGATGCCGGCGTAACGGTAGGATATCATACTGATGCTTCAATCACCGATACGCGGCTGTTTTTACGCTCTGGAGCATTCGGCGTCCGCGCGGGAATGAGCAGAAAGGCCGCCCTGAAAGCACTAACCATCCAAAATGCCAAGATGATGGATCTGCAAAACCGGGTAGGCACCCTTGAAGAAGGTAAAGATGCTGACTTTATTGTGCTCTCCGGCAATCCGCTCAGCGTTTATACCCGCGTACAGCAAACTTGGGTAGAAGGCAAAAAGCGCTTTGATCTCAGCAATCCCGAAGACCAAGAATATGCCACCGGCGGTTACAATGTATTTGAACGCACCACCCAGAATCATCACCACGGGCGTAAATAAATCACTCCCCCCCTGTCATGTTAACAACTCATAATTCTTTCTTCCCTCTTGAAGGGAAATACAAGAAGGGGTCAACTTTGTTCGCAGCATCAAAAAAATCTGTACAAATATATTTTCTCAATATTATGAAGAATCGAATTACACTATTTATTTTTGCAATCCTTTTCGGAGTTTCCACAGCTGTGCAGGCACAGATTGCCGTACAAGCCGACACTATCTATACCATGGAAGGCGCTAAAATTGTGGACGGCATTGTGCTTGTTGACGGACAACAGATTGAAGACGTAGGTTCCGCCTCCGATATTCAAATACCCTCTGACTATAAAACGTATGAAACCTCTGTTGTTACTCCCGGGCTGATTGATGCCCACACTGTTGTAGGGCTGGCAGGGATTTATAACCAGGATAGCGACCAAGATCAGCTTGAAACATCAACGGCCATCCAGCCGCACCTCCGGGCTTTTGACGCTTACAATGCCCGTGAAGAATTGGTCAAATTTGTGCTCGGTAAAGGAGTAACAACCGTTCATACGGGGCACGGTCCCGGTGCACTGGCCAGCGGACAAACAATGATTGCCAAGACACCTTACAATACCGTGGAAAAGGCACTCATTGATTCGGCAAAAACGGTTTCTTTTACGCTGGGATCATCTGTAGGGCAATATTTTGATACCCCGGGTACCAAATCCAAAGGTGTTGCCATGCTGCGGCAAAAATTAATTGATGCCCAAGAATATATGGACAAGATGAAGGTCGACGATCCCGCAAAACGTCCCCCCAAGAACCTTGAGCTGGAAGCCCTGGCTGATGTACTAAACGGAAAATTGACGGCCATGATTACTGCTCATCGATCGCAGGATATTATGACAGCACTGCGTCTCAAAGAAGAGTTCGGTTTTGATATGATTCTGGATGGTGCTTCCGAAGCCTACCTGGTTCTTGATGAAATTAAGGCAGCAGATGTACCGGTAATTGTACACCCCACTATGGTCCGCACTTATGGCGCTTCTAAAAATGCCAGCTTTACCACGGCCGCCAAGCTGGCCAAAGCAGGCATTCCCTTTGCGTTCCAGAGCGGTTATGAAAGCTACGTACCCAAAACACGGATTATTCTTTATGAAGCAGCTGTTGCATCTGCATACGGTCTAAACCGAAGTATGGCACTGAAAGCTCTTACAAAAAGTCCGGCTCAAATTCTCGGTATTGATGATCGCGTTGGCACATTGACAGAAGGCAAAGACGCTGACCTCGTACTCTTTGACGGTGATCCTCTGGAATATACTACACATATAAGCACTGTCATTGTTGATGGCAACGTAGTCAAAAAATAAAATATCATCCTGCCCTGTGCAGCTGTAGTTGCCGGGGCTGGACGCTTGGGATAGCAGAGATCAACAAGCAGAGCAGCCCATGGGATAAA carries:
- a CDS encoding amidohydrolase family protein, with translation MKRLILLSLLVISIPSLVSAQQPKVFTGAKIIPISGEAIANGVMIIEDGKITEVGSQANVKIPSNAKTHDVSGKVIMPGLVDSHSHIGGGSGGDRSAAMHPDVRILDSIDPRSDTFKKALAGGITTVNVLPGSGHLMSGQTAYLKLRKANQIEEMLFVDNPKEQVAGGLKMANGTNPIGDGPFPGTRAKSASMVRELFIKAQNYKEKIEKADGDPDKMPSRDIGMETLVEVLNGERIVHNHTHRHDDILTAIRLAEEFDYRLVLHHVSEAWKIADEIAEADVPASIIVLDSPGGKMEAVNIKYKNGAVLEDAGVTVGYHTDASITDTRLFLRSGAFGVRAGMSRKAALKALTIQNAKMMDLQNRVGTLEEGKDADFIVLSGNPLSVYTRVQQTWVEGKKRFDLSNPEDQEYATGGYNVFERTTQNHHHGRK
- a CDS encoding amidohydrolase family protein, translated to MKNRITLFIFAILFGVSTAVQAQIAVQADTIYTMEGAKIVDGIVLVDGQQIEDVGSASDIQIPSDYKTYETSVVTPGLIDAHTVVGLAGIYNQDSDQDQLETSTAIQPHLRAFDAYNAREELVKFVLGKGVTTVHTGHGPGALASGQTMIAKTPYNTVEKALIDSAKTVSFTLGSSVGQYFDTPGTKSKGVAMLRQKLIDAQEYMDKMKVDDPAKRPPKNLELEALADVLNGKLTAMITAHRSQDIMTALRLKEEFGFDMILDGASEAYLVLDEIKAADVPVIVHPTMVRTYGASKNASFTTAAKLAKAGIPFAFQSGYESYVPKTRIILYEAAVASAYGLNRSMALKALTKSPAQILGIDDRVGTLTEGKDADLVLFDGDPLEYTTHISTVIVDGNVVKK